A region of Piscinibacter gummiphilus DNA encodes the following proteins:
- a CDS encoding DUF6036 family nucleotidyltransferase codes for MTRAELEHIIRASADITREYEFMIVGSQSILGSKPNPPAVFTMSAEADIYPLNAPELADEIDGAIGEGSNFHTTHGYYAQGVGPDTATLPEGWQARVCRVQNENTNGFVGYCLDVPDLFMSKAWAARDKDRDFCVALFAHQYVALDQVLELVSLMPLDGKQQMQLRARIRRWAKVAEVP; via the coding sequence GTGACCCGCGCGGAACTCGAACACATCATTCGAGCAAGCGCCGACATCACCAGGGAATACGAATTCATGATCGTCGGCAGCCAGTCGATCCTCGGATCGAAGCCGAATCCGCCTGCCGTGTTCACCATGTCGGCGGAAGCAGACATTTACCCGCTGAATGCACCGGAGTTGGCTGACGAGATCGACGGAGCCATCGGCGAAGGTTCGAACTTCCACACCACGCACGGATACTACGCACAGGGTGTCGGGCCCGACACCGCCACGCTGCCGGAAGGCTGGCAGGCCAGGGTCTGCAGGGTGCAGAACGAGAACACCAATGGCTTCGTTGGCTACTGTCTCGACGTGCCGGACCTCTTCATGTCGAAGGCGTGGGCTGCTCGCGACAAGGATCGCGACTTCTGCGTCGCGCTGTTCGCACACCAATACGTGGCCCTCGACCAGGTGCTCGAGTTGGTCTCCCTCATGCCCCTCGATGGCAAGCAGCAGATGCAGCTTCGCGCACGCATTCGCCGATGGGCCAAAGTGGCAGAGGTGCCCTAG
- a CDS encoding helix-turn-helix transcriptional regulator, with the protein MTTPILTSVLDRQLLLQLGDRLKRLREAQGMSSVEMAQRVGMTRNTLRAIESGDPAPSFGNYLRVMSILGVSGDLALVAAATMQPAPPGSAAARSRHARPAVQVLISTDSSRHQAQDLQSLALHEHAISLVRTNPDLLNQAQETLRQWLMNSADSRSVGLWREWENILEHRQWRKALGRTRRAQELRQASPLVMVLPEKTRQAVLKDVRALKNGVVLGDVDHGGGT; encoded by the coding sequence ATGACCACCCCGATCCTGACCTCGGTCCTCGATCGACAACTGCTCTTGCAGTTGGGCGACCGGCTGAAGCGCCTTCGCGAGGCGCAGGGAATGAGCTCGGTCGAAATGGCCCAGCGTGTGGGCATGACTCGAAACACACTGAGGGCCATCGAGTCGGGCGATCCCGCCCCCTCTTTCGGCAACTATCTGCGGGTCATGTCGATCCTCGGTGTCAGCGGCGATCTGGCGCTTGTGGCCGCCGCCACGATGCAACCCGCACCACCGGGCTCCGCGGCCGCGCGGTCTCGCCATGCACGCCCCGCTGTGCAGGTGTTGATCTCGACCGATTCCTCCCGCCACCAAGCCCAGGACCTCCAGAGTCTGGCCTTGCACGAACACGCCATATCACTGGTGCGGACGAACCCGGATCTGTTGAATCAAGCCCAGGAGACACTGCGCCAGTGGCTGATGAACTCCGCGGACTCCCGCTCCGTCGGGCTGTGGCGCGAGTGGGAGAACATCCTCGAGCACAGGCAATGGCGAAAGGCTCTGGGGCGCACCCGGCGCGCGCAGGAGCTTCGCCAGGCGTCACCGCTGGTCATGGTCCTCCCTGAAAAGACGCGTCAGGCCGTCCTGAAGGACGTGCGCGCCTTGAAGAACGGCGTCGTCCTGGGCGACGTCGACCACGGGGGTGGCACGTGA
- a CDS encoding LysR family transcriptional regulator, translating to MHLRNLRYFCAACETRSTVAAARQCHVTQPAISNAIAQLEEELGTVLFTRQARGLVPTAAGLRLYRQGGKLLADASAIVESFQDAGSRPRLALRIHPALDTAHVARLLRHLRRELVPLELTVLEQDVAAGDGSPADVELTVESCVPSGHTFVPLWDERYVLAVPPDHPLAVQEQVSLRDLHGTAFVDRLHCELAPHWHAGLTQHHVVPDVRARVRSEEWAMGLVAAGVGVTIAPLHGGRARPGVVVRGDVPELQSVTRRVGFAFPGVAQGTVAEVVRVCSPWTPVEASV from the coding sequence GCCGCCGCCCGGCAGTGCCACGTGACCCAGCCGGCGATCTCGAACGCCATCGCGCAGTTGGAGGAGGAACTGGGGACCGTGCTGTTCACGCGCCAGGCGCGGGGCCTCGTGCCCACCGCCGCGGGGCTGCGGCTGTATCGCCAGGGCGGCAAGCTGCTGGCCGACGCGTCCGCCATCGTCGAGTCGTTCCAGGATGCGGGCAGCCGGCCGCGCCTCGCGCTGCGCATCCACCCGGCCCTCGACACCGCCCACGTCGCGCGGCTGCTGCGGCACCTGCGCCGCGAACTCGTCCCGCTCGAACTCACGGTGCTGGAACAGGACGTTGCGGCCGGGGATGGGTCGCCGGCCGACGTGGAGCTGACGGTGGAGTCGTGCGTGCCCTCGGGCCACACCTTCGTGCCGCTGTGGGACGAACGCTACGTGCTCGCGGTGCCGCCCGACCACCCGCTCGCGGTGCAGGAACAGGTGAGCCTGCGCGACCTGCACGGCACGGCCTTCGTCGACCGCCTGCATTGCGAACTGGCGCCGCACTGGCACGCGGGGCTCACCCAGCACCACGTGGTGCCCGACGTGCGGGCCCGCGTGCGCAGCGAGGAGTGGGCGATGGGGCTGGTGGCCGCCGGCGTGGGCGTGACGATCGCGCCGCTGCACGGCGGCCGGGCGCGCCCCGGCGTCGTGGTGCGGGGCGACGTGCCCGAACTGCAATCGGTGACCCGCCGGGTCGGCTTCGCGTTCCCGGGCGTGGCCCAGGGCACGGTGGCCGAGGTCGTGCGGGTGTGTTCGCCGTGGACACCCGTGGAGGCGAGTGTCTAG
- a CDS encoding NAD(P)-dependent oxidoreductase, whose product MTTRSYDPVPSRRVAFLGLGVMGYPMAGHLARAGHQVTVYNRTAAKSAQWVAEHGGKSAATPQAAATGADIVFACVGNDNDLRHVTTGADGAFAGMAAGSIFVDHTTASAEVARELSAVARQRGFEFIDAPVSGGNLGAINGALTVMCGGDTKAFDTVRPIALAFSKAVTLLGESGAGQLAKMVNQICIAGLVQGLSEAIAFGQKAGLDMKAVLDVIGKGAAQSWQMDNRGPTMVEGKFDFGFAVDWMRKDLGLVLAEAQRNGARLPVTALVDQFYADVQALGGGRNDTSSLIRRLT is encoded by the coding sequence ATGACCACCCGCTCCTACGATCCCGTTCCTTCCCGCCGCGTGGCCTTCCTGGGCCTCGGCGTCATGGGCTACCCGATGGCCGGCCACCTCGCGCGCGCCGGCCACCAGGTGACCGTCTACAACCGCACCGCCGCCAAGTCCGCCCAATGGGTGGCCGAGCACGGTGGCAAGAGCGCCGCCACGCCGCAGGCCGCCGCCACGGGCGCCGACATCGTCTTCGCCTGCGTGGGCAACGACAACGACCTGCGCCACGTCACCACGGGCGCCGACGGCGCCTTCGCGGGCATGGCCGCCGGCAGCATCTTCGTGGACCACACCACGGCGTCGGCCGAGGTCGCGCGCGAGCTGTCCGCCGTCGCACGCCAGCGCGGCTTCGAGTTCATCGATGCGCCGGTGTCGGGCGGCAACCTGGGCGCCATCAATGGCGCGCTGACCGTGATGTGCGGCGGCGACACGAAGGCCTTCGACACGGTGCGCCCGATCGCGCTCGCGTTCTCGAAGGCCGTCACGCTGCTCGGCGAGAGCGGTGCGGGCCAGCTCGCGAAGATGGTCAACCAGATCTGCATCGCCGGCCTCGTGCAGGGCCTGTCGGAAGCCATCGCGTTCGGCCAGAAGGCCGGCCTCGACATGAAGGCCGTGCTCGACGTCATCGGCAAGGGCGCGGCCCAGAGCTGGCAGATGGACAACCGCGGCCCCACGATGGTCGAGGGCAAGTTCGACTTCGGCTTCGCGGTCGACTGGATGCGCAAGGACCTGGGCCTCGTGCTCGCCGAGGCGCAGCGCAACGGGGCGCGGCTGCCGGTCACGGCGCTGGTGGACCAGTTCTATGCCGATGTGCAGGCGCTCGGTGGTGGACGCAATGACACGTCCTCCCTCATCCGCCGCCTGACCTGA
- a CDS encoding hemolysin family protein, which produces MEIALLLALILLNGLFAMSEIALVTARRTRLQKALDEGDRAAAAAVKLGADPTRFLSTIQIGITSIGVLNGIVGEAALAGPLSVWLASLGVPAEWAGWAGTGLVVVLITYFSIVLGELVPKRLGQSHPEAVARLVARPIDALSLATKPFVKLLSGSTQLLLRLLGVTDRKTPEVTEEEIHAVLAEGTSAGVIESHEHTMVRNVFRLDDRQIGSLMVPRADIVCLDTTLEFEVNHARIESSDHNHFPVVRGGLHDIVGVANARQLLSRMVRGVPPSLEEQLRPPLYVPETLTGMELLDNFRSSGVHMAFVVDEYGEVKGLVTLQDLVEAITGEFQPADAADAWAVQREDGSWLLDGHIPVPELKDRLQLDRVPEEERGRYHTLSGLMMLLTGRLPKVADTVDWDGWRFEIVDMDGKTIDKVLATRLPPEEGADGD; this is translated from the coding sequence ATGGAAATCGCCTTACTCCTCGCCCTCATCCTCCTCAACGGCCTGTTCGCCATGTCCGAGATCGCCCTCGTCACGGCCCGGCGCACCCGGCTGCAGAAGGCCCTCGACGAGGGCGACCGCGCGGCGGCCGCCGCCGTGAAGCTCGGCGCCGACCCGACCCGCTTCCTGTCGACCATCCAGATCGGCATCACCTCCATCGGCGTGCTGAACGGCATCGTCGGCGAGGCGGCGCTCGCGGGGCCGCTGTCGGTCTGGCTCGCCAGCCTCGGCGTGCCGGCCGAGTGGGCCGGCTGGGCCGGCACCGGCCTCGTCGTCGTGCTGATCACGTACTTCTCGATCGTGCTCGGCGAGCTGGTGCCCAAGCGCCTCGGCCAGAGCCACCCCGAGGCCGTGGCCCGGCTCGTGGCCCGCCCCATCGACGCGCTGTCGCTCGCGACGAAGCCGTTCGTGAAGCTGCTGTCGGGCTCGACGCAGCTGCTGCTGCGCCTGCTGGGCGTCACCGACCGCAAGACCCCCGAGGTGACCGAGGAGGAGATCCACGCGGTGCTCGCCGAAGGCACGAGCGCCGGTGTCATCGAGTCGCACGAGCACACGATGGTGCGCAACGTGTTCCGCCTCGACGACCGCCAGATCGGTTCGCTGATGGTGCCGCGCGCCGACATCGTGTGCCTCGACACCACGCTCGAGTTCGAGGTGAACCACGCGCGCATCGAGTCGTCGGACCACAACCACTTCCCGGTGGTGCGCGGCGGCCTGCACGACATCGTGGGCGTCGCGAACGCCCGTCAGCTGCTGTCGCGCATGGTGCGCGGCGTGCCGCCCTCGCTCGAGGAGCAACTGCGTCCGCCGCTCTACGTGCCCGAGACCCTGACCGGCATGGAGCTGCTCGACAACTTCCGTTCGTCGGGCGTGCACATGGCCTTCGTGGTCGACGAGTACGGCGAGGTCAAGGGCCTCGTGACCCTGCAGGACCTGGTGGAAGCCATCACCGGCGAGTTCCAGCCCGCCGACGCAGCCGACGCGTGGGCGGTGCAGCGCGAGGATGGCTCGTGGCTGCTCGACGGCCACATCCCCGTGCCCGAGCTGAAGGACCGCCTGCAGCTCGACCGCGTGCCCGAGGAGGAACGCGGCCGTTACCACACGCTCAGCGGCCTGATGATGCTGCTGACGGGCCGCCTGCCGAAGGTGGCGGACACGGTCGATTGGGACGGCTGGCGCTTCGAGATCGTCGACATGGACGGCAAGACCATCGACAAGGTGCTGGCCACGCGCCTGCCGCCGGAGGAGGGCGCCGATGGCGACTGA
- a CDS encoding type IV pilus twitching motility protein PilT, producing the protein MDITQLLAFSVKNKASDLHLSAGLPPMIRVHGDVRRINVDPLEHKQVHEMVYDIMNDSQRKAYEETLEVDFSFEIQGLARFRVNAFNQNRGAGAVFRTIPSKILTLEQLNAPKIFAELSLKPRGLVLVTGPTGSGKSTTLAGMVNHLNENEYGHVLTVEDPIEFVHESKKCLVNQREVGPHTLSFANALRSALREDPDAILVGEMRDLETIRLALTAAETGHLVFGTLHTSSAAKTVDRIVDVFPAAEKDMVRAMLSESLVAVISQTLCKLKDGTGRVAAHEIMLGTPAIRNLIRENKIAQMYSSIQTGNSVGMQTLDQNLVDLVRRNIISPAEARGKAKSPENFPG; encoded by the coding sequence ATGGACATCACCCAACTGCTGGCGTTTTCGGTCAAGAACAAGGCTTCCGACCTTCACCTCTCCGCCGGTCTGCCGCCGATGATCCGTGTGCACGGCGACGTGCGGCGCATCAACGTCGACCCCCTCGAGCACAAGCAGGTGCACGAGATGGTCTACGACATCATGAACGACTCGCAGCGCAAGGCCTACGAGGAAACGCTCGAAGTCGACTTCTCGTTCGAGATCCAGGGTCTCGCCCGCTTCCGCGTCAACGCGTTCAACCAGAACCGCGGCGCCGGTGCGGTGTTCCGGACCATTCCGTCGAAGATCCTCACGCTCGAGCAGCTCAACGCGCCGAAGATCTTCGCCGAGCTGTCGCTCAAGCCGCGCGGCCTCGTGCTGGTCACCGGCCCCACGGGTTCGGGCAAGTCCACCACGCTCGCGGGCATGGTGAACCACCTCAACGAAAACGAGTACGGCCACGTGCTGACCGTGGAAGACCCGATCGAGTTCGTGCACGAATCGAAGAAGTGCCTGGTCAACCAGCGCGAAGTCGGCCCGCACACGCTGAGCTTCGCCAACGCGCTGCGCTCCGCGCTTCGTGAAGACCCGGACGCCATCCTCGTGGGCGAAATGCGCGACCTGGAGACCATCCGCCTCGCGCTGACCGCCGCCGAGACGGGCCACCTGGTGTTCGGCACGCTGCACACGTCCAGCGCCGCGAAGACCGTCGACCGCATCGTCGACGTGTTCCCCGCGGCCGAGAAGGACATGGTGCGCGCGATGCTGTCGGAGTCGCTCGTCGCGGTGATCTCGCAGACGCTGTGCAAGCTCAAGGACGGCACCGGCCGCGTGGCCGCGCACGAGATCATGCTCGGCACGCCCGCGATCCGGAACCTGATCCGCGAGAACAAGATCGCGCAGATGTATTCGTCCATCCAGACCGGCAACAGCGTGGGCATGCAGACGCTCGACCAGAACCTGGTCGACCTGGTGCGCCGCAACATCATCTCGCCCGCGGAAGCCCGCGGCAAGGCGAAGTCGCCGGAGAACTTCCCCGGCTGA
- a CDS encoding PilT/PilU family type 4a pilus ATPase, translating to MERDQASKFVNDLLRLMVSRNGSDLFLTADFPPAIKVDGKVTKVSPQPLTGQHTIALARAVMNDKQAAEFERTKECNFAISPQGIGRFRVNAFVQQSNIGLVMRTIPQTLPTIDALNLPQVLKDVTMTKRGLVIFVGATGSGKSTSLAAMVDFRNENSYGHIITIEDPVEFVHPHKNCIVTQREVGLDTEGWEQALKNTLRQAPDVILMGEIRDRETMEHAVAFAETGHLCMATLHANSANQALDRIINFFPEERRAQLLMDLSLNLKSLISQRLLPRQEGKGRIAAVEILLNTPLISDLIFKGEVSEIKEIMKKSRELGMQTFDQALFDLYENQLVTYEDALRNADSVNDLRLQIKLHSNRARNADLAAGTEHLTIV from the coding sequence ATGGAAAGAGACCAGGCATCGAAATTCGTCAACGACCTGCTGCGCCTGATGGTGTCGCGCAACGGGTCCGACCTCTTCCTGACCGCCGACTTCCCGCCGGCCATCAAGGTGGACGGCAAGGTGACGAAGGTGTCGCCGCAACCCCTCACCGGGCAGCACACCATCGCGCTCGCGCGGGCGGTGATGAACGACAAGCAGGCCGCCGAGTTCGAGCGCACGAAGGAATGCAACTTCGCGATCTCGCCGCAGGGCATCGGCCGCTTCCGGGTCAACGCCTTCGTGCAGCAGAGCAACATCGGCCTCGTGATGCGGACCATCCCGCAGACCCTGCCCACCATCGACGCGCTGAACCTGCCGCAGGTGCTCAAGGACGTCACGATGACCAAGCGCGGCCTCGTGATCTTCGTGGGTGCCACCGGCTCCGGCAAGAGCACGTCGCTCGCCGCGATGGTGGACTTCCGCAACGAGAACTCGTATGGCCACATCATCACCATCGAGGACCCGGTCGAGTTCGTGCACCCGCACAAGAACTGCATCGTCACGCAGCGCGAGGTGGGCCTCGACACCGAGGGCTGGGAGCAGGCGCTGAAGAACACGCTGCGCCAGGCGCCCGACGTCATCCTGATGGGTGAGATCCGCGACCGCGAGACGATGGAACACGCCGTGGCCTTCGCCGAGACGGGCCACCTGTGCATGGCCACGCTGCACGCCAACAGCGCCAACCAGGCCCTCGACCGCATCATCAACTTCTTCCCCGAGGAACGTCGCGCCCAGCTGCTGATGGACCTCTCGCTGAACCTGAAGTCGCTGATCTCGCAGCGCCTGCTGCCGCGCCAGGAAGGCAAGGGCCGCATCGCCGCGGTCGAGATCCTGCTGAACACCCCCCTCATCTCCGACCTGATCTTCAAGGGCGAGGTCAGCGAGATCAAGGAGATCATGAAGAAGTCGCGCGAGCTGGGCATGCAGACCTTCGACCAGGCCCTGTTCGACCTGTACGAGAACCAGCTCGTCACGTACGAGGACGCGCTGCGCAACGCCGACTCCGTCAACGACCTGCGCCTGCAGATCAAGCTCCACAGCAACCGTGCCCGCAACGCCGACCTGGCCGCGGGCACCGAACACCTGACCATCGTCTGA
- a CDS encoding YggS family pyridoxal phosphate-dependent enzyme, with translation MATIAANIQQVHERIARACAVAQRPVQSVTLLTVSKTYSPDAVREAIAAGERRFGENYVQEGLDKIGALIELRGELEWHLIGPLQSNKTRVVASQFDWVHTVDRLKIAERLSDQRPPELPPMQVCLQVNTSGEATKSGLLPADLPAAARAVAALPRLRLRGLMAIPEPSDDPDEQRAAHRKLRELLETLRSDGLDLDTLSMGMTADLEAAILEGSTMVRVGTAIFGARSSAMS, from the coding sequence ATGGCGACGATTGCAGCGAACATACAACAAGTGCACGAGCGCATCGCCCGGGCCTGTGCGGTGGCGCAACGCCCCGTGCAAAGCGTCACGTTGCTAACCGTAAGCAAAACTTACAGCCCGGATGCGGTCCGCGAGGCCATCGCGGCGGGCGAGCGGCGCTTCGGCGAGAACTACGTCCAGGAAGGCCTCGACAAGATCGGCGCCCTCATCGAGTTGCGCGGCGAGCTGGAGTGGCACCTGATCGGCCCGCTGCAGAGCAACAAGACGCGGGTGGTGGCCTCCCAGTTCGACTGGGTGCACACGGTCGACCGGCTGAAGATCGCCGAACGGCTGTCGGACCAGCGCCCGCCCGAACTGCCGCCGATGCAGGTGTGCCTGCAGGTCAACACGAGCGGCGAGGCGACCAAGAGCGGCCTGCTGCCGGCCGACCTGCCCGCCGCAGCGCGTGCGGTGGCGGCGCTGCCGCGGCTGCGGCTGCGCGGGCTGATGGCCATTCCCGAACCTTCGGACGACCCCGACGAACAGCGGGCGGCCCACCGGAAACTTCGCGAACTTCTCGAAACACTCCGGTCGGACGGACTCGACCTCGACACGCTGTCGATGGGCATGACGGCCGACCTGGAGGCGGCGATCCTGGAGGGGTCGACGATGGTGCGGGTGGGCACGGCCATCTTCGGGGCGCGGTCCTCCGCGATGTCTTGA
- a CDS encoding cyclic nucleotide-binding domain-containing protein, with amino-acid sequence MALKKLFDRLKRGPAEAVAVQPRDSATSDSGFFSTQFVDRGEESQVLATWAARAPDVGAKPLDRAAAEPLFAKLWGADRYVAALSPEELQRMSRYLHFVTVPPDQEVIGQDEQGDYMLIVLEGTLAVDRIQPWGGRARLAEARAGDMLGEMSLLDAGARFSACTTLTPCTLAVVDAQRLDEMITNEPRLGLALLASLSRRLSLRLRQVSARLSALLSSN; translated from the coding sequence ATGGCGCTGAAGAAACTGTTCGACCGTTTGAAGCGCGGCCCCGCCGAGGCGGTGGCCGTGCAGCCGCGCGACAGTGCCACGTCCGACTCGGGCTTCTTCTCGACCCAGTTCGTCGACCGCGGCGAGGAAAGCCAGGTGCTGGCCACGTGGGCCGCGCGGGCGCCCGACGTGGGCGCGAAGCCGCTCGATCGCGCCGCCGCCGAACCGCTGTTCGCGAAGCTGTGGGGCGCCGACCGCTACGTGGCCGCGCTGTCCCCCGAGGAACTGCAGCGCATGAGCCGCTACCTGCACTTCGTCACCGTGCCGCCCGACCAGGAGGTCATCGGCCAGGACGAGCAGGGCGACTACATGCTGATCGTGCTCGAGGGCACCCTCGCGGTCGACCGCATCCAGCCGTGGGGCGGCCGCGCGCGGCTGGCCGAGGCGCGTGCGGGCGACATGCTCGGCGAGATGTCGCTGCTCGACGCCGGCGCGCGCTTCTCCGCCTGCACCACCCTCACCCCGTGCACGCTCGCCGTCGTGGACGCGCAGCGGCTCGATGAGATGATCACCAACGAACCGCGCCTCGGCCTGGCCTTGCTGGCCTCGCTGTCGCGCCGGCTCTCGCTGAGGTTGCGCCAGGTCAGCGCGCGCCTCAGTGCCTTGCTGTCCAGCAACTAG